A single Anatilimnocola floriformis DNA region contains:
- a CDS encoding PVC-type heme-binding CxxCH protein encodes MSLVKYSLSLCLLALLPVLALAAEDAKPKKIIFLAGGQSHGYGSHDHLAGCKLLAALLEKSMGYKTEVHYKTWPKELSAYDGADCVVMYSDGGGGHPVNGILETMNEVAKRGTGIVCIHYAVEIPAGKGGDAFLNWTGGYFEANWSVNPHWVAKFEKLPDHPISRGVEPFAADDEWYYHMRFRPDMKNVTPILSALPPKETLTRADGPHSGNPDVRRDVLEKKEIQHMAWAGERDNGGRGFGFTGGHNHWNWGDENFRKVVLNAIVWCAHGEVPKGGVGSEDVTFERLTENQDEARPANLDSKGIIQKFHLKSTGKELPPATPDLPKSSAAPAAAPKSNVKPIFESKVVDAGTKGHAVEIDLELKGAKKLFLVATDAGDGFGCDWVDWAEPRLVGDNKELKLTELKPTMAASGFGTVQMNKNCNGEAQKINGQSVEYGIGCHAVSVIAFDLPEGYSRFKVRAGLDDGGTKQGCGSTVQFFVYDQNPGTVASTQGAVAGRNDASREPAEAASGLDVAEGLEAKLFSSEPQISNITNIDIDHLGRVWAAEVKNYRKWNNSRPEGDRILVLEDTDGDGVADKQTVFYQGRDIDSVHGICVLPTLDGKTRVIVSAGDKVQSFFDDDGDLKSDRKEVMFTGISGVQHDHGIHAFIPGPDGKLYFNFGNEGRQLKDKDGKPVVDAAGNQINNSRKPYQEGMVFRCDLDGSNIETLGWNFRNNWEVTIDSFGTLWQSDNDDDGNKGVRINFVMEFGNYGYKDEMSGAGWQSKRENMETEIPRRHWHLNDPGVVPNLILTGQGSPTGICVYEGTLLPKIFQNQVIHCDAGPNVVRAYVAKKDGAGYSAEIVNVLHGKRDNWFRPSDVCTAPDGSLFVADWYDPGVGGHNQQDVDRGRIFRVAPPGVKYKTPKYDFTTPAGQLEALASPTLCVRFMAFQAIQKSGEAAAPGLIKLARDSQDNPRLAARALWALGKLPNQGRVAVKQALASGNPDLQIVSIRLSRELGVDVVSLHPLAKDSSPEVRRELALGLRHSKSPDAAKMWAELASQYDGKDRWYLEALGIGAGLNWDACLTAYLAKTGDKWDTAAGRDIIWRSRAKQTPTLLAKIIKADATKEEEQPRYLRALDFLSGPEKEAALKAILE; translated from the coding sequence ATGTCGCTTGTGAAGTACTCCCTTTCCCTCTGCCTGCTGGCCCTGCTGCCAGTCTTGGCGCTGGCTGCCGAAGACGCCAAGCCGAAGAAAATCATCTTCCTCGCCGGTGGGCAGAGCCACGGCTATGGCTCGCACGATCACCTCGCCGGCTGCAAGTTGCTGGCGGCGTTGCTCGAAAAGAGCATGGGCTACAAGACCGAGGTTCACTACAAGACTTGGCCGAAAGAACTGAGTGCTTACGACGGCGCCGATTGCGTGGTGATGTATAGCGACGGCGGCGGCGGACATCCGGTGAACGGTATTCTCGAGACGATGAACGAAGTCGCCAAGCGCGGCACGGGCATCGTTTGCATTCACTACGCGGTGGAAATTCCCGCCGGCAAAGGTGGCGACGCGTTTCTGAATTGGACCGGCGGTTATTTCGAAGCCAATTGGTCGGTCAATCCACACTGGGTCGCCAAATTCGAAAAGCTCCCCGATCATCCGATCAGCCGCGGAGTCGAGCCGTTTGCCGCCGATGACGAATGGTACTACCACATGCGGTTTCGGCCCGACATGAAAAATGTCACGCCGATTCTTAGCGCTCTGCCGCCGAAGGAAACGCTCACCCGCGCCGACGGCCCGCACAGCGGCAACCCCGACGTCCGTCGCGACGTGCTCGAGAAGAAAGAAATTCAACACATGGCCTGGGCCGGCGAACGCGACAACGGCGGCCGCGGCTTTGGTTTCACCGGTGGCCACAACCACTGGAACTGGGGTGACGAAAACTTCCGCAAGGTCGTGCTCAATGCCATCGTCTGGTGCGCTCACGGCGAAGTGCCGAAGGGTGGCGTTGGTTCGGAAGACGTTACTTTCGAACGCTTGACCGAAAACCAAGACGAAGCCCGTCCTGCCAATCTCGACAGCAAGGGAATCATTCAGAAGTTCCACCTGAAGTCGACCGGCAAGGAACTGCCGCCGGCCACGCCCGATCTGCCGAAGAGCAGCGCTGCGCCAGCCGCCGCGCCAAAGAGCAACGTGAAGCCGATCTTTGAAAGCAAGGTCGTCGATGCCGGGACCAAGGGTCACGCCGTCGAGATCGATCTCGAACTGAAGGGCGCGAAGAAGCTGTTCCTCGTTGCTACCGATGCCGGCGACGGTTTTGGTTGCGACTGGGTCGATTGGGCCGAACCTCGGCTCGTGGGTGACAACAAAGAACTGAAGCTGACCGAACTCAAGCCGACCATGGCTGCCAGCGGTTTCGGCACCGTGCAGATGAACAAGAACTGCAACGGCGAAGCGCAAAAGATCAACGGTCAGAGCGTGGAATACGGCATCGGCTGCCATGCCGTTTCGGTGATCGCGTTCGACCTACCGGAAGGTTACAGCCGTTTCAAGGTTCGCGCCGGTCTCGATGACGGCGGGACCAAGCAAGGCTGCGGCTCGACGGTTCAGTTCTTCGTTTACGATCAGAATCCGGGCACCGTTGCTTCGACGCAAGGCGCTGTTGCCGGTCGCAACGATGCCTCGCGCGAACCAGCCGAAGCGGCCAGCGGCCTCGATGTGGCCGAAGGGCTCGAAGCCAAGCTCTTCAGCAGCGAGCCGCAGATCTCGAACATCACGAACATCGACATCGATCACCTCGGCCGCGTCTGGGCTGCCGAAGTGAAGAACTATCGCAAGTGGAACAACAGCCGGCCCGAAGGTGACCGCATCCTCGTGCTGGAAGACACCGATGGCGACGGCGTGGCCGACAAGCAAACGGTCTTCTATCAAGGCCGCGACATCGACTCGGTGCATGGCATTTGCGTGCTGCCGACGCTCGATGGCAAGACCCGCGTGATCGTGTCGGCTGGCGACAAGGTCCAAAGCTTCTTCGATGACGACGGCGACCTGAAGAGCGACCGCAAGGAAGTGATGTTCACCGGGATTTCCGGCGTGCAGCATGACCACGGCATTCACGCCTTCATTCCTGGTCCCGATGGCAAGTTGTATTTCAACTTCGGCAACGAAGGCCGTCAGTTGAAGGACAAGGATGGCAAGCCGGTGGTCGATGCCGCTGGCAACCAGATCAACAACAGCCGCAAGCCTTATCAAGAAGGCATGGTCTTCCGCTGCGATCTCGATGGCAGCAACATCGAAACGCTCGGCTGGAACTTTCGCAACAACTGGGAAGTGACGATCGATTCGTTCGGCACGCTCTGGCAGAGCGACAACGACGACGACGGCAATAAGGGCGTGCGGATCAACTTCGTCATGGAGTTCGGTAACTACGGTTACAAGGACGAAATGAGCGGCGCTGGCTGGCAAAGCAAGCGCGAGAACATGGAAACCGAAATTCCTCGCCGCCACTGGCACCTCAACGATCCCGGCGTCGTGCCGAACCTGATCCTCACGGGCCAGGGTTCGCCGACCGGCATCTGCGTGTATGAAGGCACGCTCCTGCCGAAGATTTTCCAGAACCAGGTCATTCACTGCGACGCCGGCCCGAACGTGGTTCGCGCTTACGTGGCGAAGAAGGACGGCGCTGGTTACTCGGCTGAAATCGTCAACGTGCTGCACGGCAAGCGGGACAACTGGTTCCGCCCCAGCGATGTGTGTACCGCTCCCGACGGCTCATTGTTCGTCGCCGATTGGTACGATCCGGGCGTGGGTGGCCACAACCAACAGGATGTCGACCGCGGCCGCATCTTCCGCGTGGCTCCGCCGGGCGTGAAGTACAAGACGCCGAAGTACGACTTCACCACCCCAGCGGGTCAACTCGAAGCCCTCGCCAGCCCCACGCTGTGTGTGCGCTTCATGGCGTTCCAAGCCATTCAAAAGAGTGGCGAAGCGGCGGCACCTGGATTGATCAAGTTGGCGCGAGACAGCCAGGATAATCCTCGTCTCGCGGCTCGAGCACTCTGGGCGCTGGGCAAGTTGCCGAACCAGGGTCGAGTTGCGGTGAAGCAAGCTCTTGCCAGCGGAAATCCTGATCTGCAGATCGTCAGCATTCGTCTGTCGCGTGAACTGGGCGTCGATGTCGTCAGCTTGCACCCTCTGGCCAAGGATTCGTCCCCCGAAGTTCGTCGCGAACTCGCGCTCGGCTTGCGTCACAGCAAGTCGCCCGATGCTGCCAAGATGTGGGCCGAACTGGCCTCGCAATACGACGGCAAGGACCGCTGGTATCTCGAAGCCCTCGGCATCGGCGCTGGCTTGAACTGGGATGCTTGCCTCACCGCTTACCTCGCCAAAACTGGCGACAAGTGGGACACCGCCGCCGGCCGCGATATCATCTGGCGCAGCCGGGCAAAGCAAACGCCGACGCTCCTCGCCAAGATCATCAAAGCCGACGCCACCAAGGAAGAAGAACAGCCCCGCTACCTGCGAGCGCTCGACTTCCTCAGCGGTCCTGAAAAGGAAGCGGCCCTGAAGGCGATCCTTGAGTAA